Proteins encoded within one genomic window of Actinoplanes octamycinicus:
- a CDS encoding 2TM domain-containing protein, which produces MTTMHGVPAANPPGDLRQAATDRLRKRRELQAHVLAYVLVNLFLITMWWLTTPGGFFWPMFPLFGWGIGVAFHVWDVFVGSEPSEDAIREEMDRLSKR; this is translated from the coding sequence ATGACGACGATGCATGGCGTCCCGGCCGCCAACCCGCCGGGGGACCTGCGCCAAGCCGCGACCGACCGGCTGCGCAAACGGCGCGAGCTGCAGGCCCATGTACTGGCCTACGTACTGGTCAATCTGTTCCTGATCACGATGTGGTGGCTGACCACCCCGGGCGGCTTCTTCTGGCCGATGTTCCCCCTGTTCGGCTGGGGTATCGGGGTCGCCTTCCACGTCTGGGACGTGTTCGTCGGCTCGGAGCCGTCCGAGGACGCGATCCGAGAGGAGATGGACCGGCTCAGCAAGCGCTGA
- a CDS encoding universal stress protein, with amino-acid sequence MHSVLVGVDGSPESLRVVRDAAEEAARRRWNLRIMHVVDVPAEPGAPERIVTRAAEQARRSAPRVSLDTAVVIGDPARVLVDGSRIADLLVVGEPAGRIRPGGSVPARVAATAGCPILVLRGHSHAGGPVVAGVDGSPRGQPTLRLAAAEADRRGVELVALHAWREPDATPLGDTAPLSHLTRPAEIEHRRLLADAVAGIAEEYPQVSLRRDARRGSARRLLLACSRVAELVVVGRRGRYRIDALEPTSVSRHLVERSACPVLVVPGIAG; translated from the coding sequence ATGCACTCGGTCCTCGTCGGCGTCGATGGGTCTCCGGAATCCCTGCGGGTGGTGCGCGACGCGGCCGAGGAAGCGGCGCGGCGGCGCTGGAATCTGCGGATCATGCACGTCGTCGACGTGCCGGCCGAGCCCGGGGCACCCGAGCGGATCGTCACCCGGGCCGCCGAGCAGGCCCGTCGCAGCGCGCCGCGGGTCAGCCTTGACACCGCGGTGGTCATCGGCGATCCGGCGCGGGTCCTGGTCGATGGCAGCAGGATCGCCGATCTGCTGGTGGTCGGCGAGCCCGCCGGCCGGATCCGGCCGGGCGGGTCGGTGCCGGCCCGCGTGGCCGCCACCGCGGGCTGTCCGATTCTGGTGCTCCGTGGGCACTCGCACGCCGGCGGGCCGGTCGTGGCCGGTGTCGACGGCTCACCCCGCGGGCAGCCGACACTGCGCCTCGCCGCGGCCGAGGCGGACCGCCGCGGCGTCGAACTCGTCGCCCTGCACGCCTGGCGCGAACCGGATGCCACGCCGCTCGGCGACACGGCGCCACTGAGTCACCTGACCCGGCCGGCCGAGATCGAGCACCGGCGGCTGCTGGCCGACGCGGTCGCTGGCATCGCCGAGGAGTATCCGCAGGTGTCGTTGCGGCGCGACGCCCGCCGCGGATCGGCGCGACGGCTGCTGCTGGCCTGCTCACGCGTCGCTGAGCTGGTGGTGGTCGGCCGCCGCGGGCGGTACCGGATCGATGCCCTGGAGCCCACCTCGGTCAGCCGGCATCTCGTCGAACGCTCCGCCTGCCCGGTGCTGGTCGTCCCGGGGATCGCCGGATGA
- a CDS encoding universal stress protein, translating to MSDLGKYRVEQEARQRAGTSRRATRYGEVINRYLGTYSYVDPYVPAKAPAPDPPVIDSTATGTVIAGVDDAPTSHVAVDHAAIEAELRGYGLLLVHAGNTPHDPRLLTRVVKRVRAFAPSVPVTTRVSVGMTPVEMLLTDAGDDDLIVVGHRHGPLRGALRRSVADRVAARHPGPVLVVDAPWPAAPELASRPLVVGVDEAPSAGRVVGFALQEARLRGCDLILLHVTREASDAPDRSDRRGGVTVQNRTVVGNPVNELVSASQYAAAVVLGRRPGHIGLGSVGGAVLHQAQCPIFFVG from the coding sequence ATGAGCGATCTCGGCAAGTACAGGGTGGAACAGGAAGCGCGGCAGCGAGCCGGCACCTCACGCCGGGCCACGCGGTACGGCGAAGTCATCAACCGCTACCTCGGCACCTACTCCTACGTGGATCCGTACGTTCCGGCGAAGGCACCCGCGCCGGACCCGCCCGTGATCGACTCGACCGCCACCGGGACGGTGATCGCGGGCGTGGACGACGCGCCGACCAGCCACGTGGCCGTCGACCACGCGGCGATCGAGGCCGAACTGCGGGGATACGGACTGCTGCTGGTGCATGCCGGGAACACGCCGCACGATCCCCGGCTGCTCACGAGGGTGGTCAAGCGGGTGCGTGCCTTCGCTCCGTCGGTGCCGGTCACCACACGGGTCAGCGTCGGCATGACCCCGGTCGAGATGCTGCTCACCGACGCCGGCGACGACGACCTGATCGTGGTCGGGCACCGGCACGGCCCGTTGCGGGGGGCGTTGCGCCGCAGCGTGGCGGACCGGGTGGCGGCCCGGCATCCGGGGCCGGTCCTGGTGGTCGACGCGCCGTGGCCGGCTGCGCCCGAACTCGCGTCCCGGCCACTGGTGGTCGGCGTGGACGAGGCGCCCTCGGCCGGCCGGGTGGTCGGGTTCGCCCTCCAGGAGGCGCGGCTACGCGGCTGTGACCTCATCCTGTTGCACGTCACCCGGGAGGCGAGCGACGCACCGGACCGGTCCGACCGGCGTGGTGGCGTCACGGTCCAGAACCGGACGGTGGTCGGCAACCCGGTGAATGAGCTGGTCAGCGCCTCCCAGTATGCCGCCGCGGTGGTGCTCGGTCGCCGACCCGGCCACATCGGCCTGGGATCGGTGGGCGGGGCGGTCCTGCACCAGGCACAGTGCCCGATCTTCTTCGTCGGCTGA
- a CDS encoding hydroxymethylglutaryl-CoA reductase: protein MASPRIPRNPGDDYTRSMAAQRRQVLSEHSGAVLAYVGRYSIDPGVLRGNIEGFIGAAQVPIGVAGPLLINGEYASGEFLVPLATTEGSLVASYNRGMRLLSECGGVTTTIVEESMQRGPAFRFDSSREARDFGRWVLDNLAAIRAAAESTTRVGRLLDIGQYQVGPLRYLRFNYTTGDAAGQNLTGKATRAACEWIRDHCPGHPRYVLSGNVDTDKKHSQINTLLTRGRRVVAEAVLSAEALHRIMRVDPVELFRWRQVAMTGAVLAGASGTGVHAANALAALFIATGQDAANVAESHAALSYTQLLDSGDYYWSVTLPALIVATYGGGTGLPTQRECLELLGCYGPGRVRAFAEICAAVVLAGETSLAAAVLHDDWVAAHERLGRNRP from the coding sequence ATGGCGAGCCCGCGCATTCCCCGGAACCCGGGCGACGACTACACCCGGTCGATGGCGGCGCAACGCCGCCAGGTGCTCAGCGAGCACAGCGGAGCGGTCCTCGCGTACGTCGGGCGGTACAGCATCGATCCCGGTGTGCTGCGCGGCAACATCGAGGGCTTCATCGGCGCCGCGCAGGTGCCGATCGGGGTGGCCGGGCCACTGCTGATCAACGGCGAGTACGCGAGCGGAGAATTCCTGGTGCCGCTGGCGACCACCGAGGGTTCGCTGGTCGCCAGCTACAACCGGGGCATGCGGCTACTCAGCGAGTGCGGCGGGGTCACCACCACGATCGTCGAGGAGTCCATGCAGCGCGGCCCGGCGTTCCGGTTCGACTCCTCCCGGGAAGCCCGCGACTTCGGCCGGTGGGTGCTCGACAACCTCGCCGCGATCCGGGCCGCGGCCGAGTCGACCACGCGCGTCGGGCGGCTGCTCGACATCGGCCAGTACCAGGTGGGACCGCTGCGCTACCTACGGTTCAACTACACGACCGGGGACGCGGCCGGGCAGAACCTGACCGGCAAGGCGACCCGGGCCGCGTGCGAATGGATCCGTGACCACTGCCCCGGCCACCCTCGCTACGTGCTGTCCGGCAACGTCGACACCGACAAGAAGCACTCGCAGATCAACACGCTGCTGACCCGGGGCCGTCGGGTGGTCGCCGAGGCGGTGCTCAGCGCGGAGGCGCTGCACCGGATCATGCGGGTCGATCCGGTCGAGTTGTTCCGCTGGCGTCAGGTGGCGATGACCGGCGCGGTGCTGGCCGGCGCCTCGGGCACCGGGGTGCACGCGGCCAACGCCTTGGCCGCCCTGTTCATCGCGACCGGGCAGGACGCCGCGAACGTCGCCGAGTCGCATGCCGCGCTCAGCTACACCCAACTGCTGGACTCCGGCGACTACTACTGGTCGGTGACGCTACCGGCGCTGATCGTGGCCACCTACGGCGGCGGGACCGGCCTGCCGACCCAGCGGGAGTGCCTGGAACTGCTCGGCTGCTACGGGCCGGGGCGGGTGCGGGCCTTCGCCGAGATCTGCGCCGCGGTGGTCCTGGCCGGCGAGACGTCGCTGGCCGCGGCGGTGCTGCACGACGACTGGGTGGCCGCGCACGAACGGCTGGGGCGCAACCGCCCTTGA
- a CDS encoding alpha/beta fold hydrolase has protein sequence MGIARHGAVEIAYEVEGPEDGVPLLLIMGLSLSMSFWPEGFRRRLVEHGFRVARFDNRDAGRSTHLTELGLPSPLVWVTGRWHGYSLTDMAGDAVAVLDDLGWPSAHVVGVSLGGMIAQTLACRFPDRVRTLTSISSTPASHIGRPHPRAMVALAPLPVRDSAAAARRMVRIFRVVGSPGYPRDEEWIAEAARRDFDEAHDPNGVRRQLAAILSAGDRRPLLRELKMPVLVVHGTEDLLVRPAGGTETAQAVPGAKLVVFTGMGHDLPDALQPAIAGDIAALARLGSEPLRG, from the coding sequence GTGGGTATCGCGCGGCATGGCGCCGTCGAGATCGCGTACGAGGTGGAGGGGCCGGAGGACGGCGTCCCGCTCCTGCTCATCATGGGCTTGAGCCTGAGCATGTCGTTCTGGCCGGAGGGTTTCCGGCGCCGGCTGGTGGAGCACGGCTTCCGGGTCGCCCGCTTCGACAACCGCGATGCCGGCCGTTCCACCCATCTGACCGAGCTGGGCCTGCCGTCACCGCTGGTCTGGGTGACCGGCCGATGGCACGGCTACTCGCTGACCGACATGGCCGGCGACGCCGTCGCGGTGCTCGACGATCTGGGCTGGCCGAGCGCCCACGTGGTCGGGGTGTCGCTGGGCGGGATGATCGCTCAGACGCTGGCCTGCCGGTTCCCGGACCGGGTGCGGACCCTCACCTCGATCTCGTCCACCCCGGCGTCGCACATCGGGCGGCCGCACCCGCGCGCCATGGTCGCGCTGGCGCCACTGCCGGTCCGGGACAGCGCCGCGGCGGCCCGGCGGATGGTGCGAATATTCCGGGTGGTCGGCTCGCCCGGCTACCCGCGCGACGAGGAGTGGATCGCCGAGGCCGCCCGCCGCGACTTCGACGAGGCGCATGATCCGAACGGCGTCCGGCGGCAGCTGGCGGCGATCCTGTCGGCTGGGGACCGGCGGCCGTTGCTGCGTGAGCTGAAGATGCCGGTGCTCGTCGTGCACGGCACCGAGGACCTGCTGGTCCGGCCGGCCGGTGGCACCGAGACCGCGCAGGCGGTGCCGGGCGCGAAGCTGGTGGTCTTCACCGGGATGGGGCACGACCTGCCGGACGCGTTGCAACCGGCGATCGCCGGCGACATCGCCGCGCTGGCCCGGCTGGGCTCGGAGCCGCTCAGGGGATGA
- a CDS encoding glycosyltransferase family 2 protein, with product MLAVLLLAGIVTAPLSSLLIFLPSRRTGAAGATAALRRVLLTAAFAGLVYAVLTLLGFRPAQVVGAVLAYLVASAVWFPFTARWTARAHVAWASSVFLFVSYLLFVTSWTLGSGLGAWGTAAGLLLCFFELIAGLLGAAYLWELCDALGSQVWRRRVPVDRSVQLARQSRARTASSLPFVSLHVPAHNEPPEMVIDTLRRMTRIDYPRFEVIAIDDNTGDEALWRPVEAWCARNDVKFFHLAGWPGYKSGALNYAFGELIDPAAEIIGVVDSDYRIDAGFLRRCVPLFDDPSIGFIQAPQDYRDWHTVPYLRRLYYSYRYFFAVSQPSRNERDGAIFAGTMGLIRREALRAVGGWDEWCITEDAELSLRLLRAGWSGLHVDASMGRGVMPLTFEALKSQRYRWCFGGIQVLRMHFRSLLPGPRTAHNRLSLGQRWAYLSGALQWYGDLLGLIFYVFLLCGAVNLALGGDQLFRRLSAFLVAAVPVLIVLGLLRAVALLRRETGATWRDAVGAFFIWQSTALVVARASVQGLFARRAEFLRTPKTGERESLGQALRANWAETLLAALGLAGIVMSLTRWDTSSGPLLAGLLVVPTLGLAAAPYYSRAAQRAMLPPELAARRRSEWQRDRRAVLAGTTAGLTLAAAGVAVALLVTVLTAPSTGLVSPPDLRPAPADSRAPTHKNPPSPVPSPSPSPAPSSETPAVSASPTPSESPSPKPSSAPPASSPSVSPTVTNTPRN from the coding sequence ATGCTGGCCGTCCTGCTGCTGGCCGGGATCGTGACGGCGCCGCTGAGTTCGCTGCTGATCTTCCTGCCCTCCCGCCGGACCGGCGCCGCCGGCGCCACCGCGGCTCTCCGGCGGGTGCTGCTCACCGCGGCGTTCGCCGGGCTGGTGTACGCGGTGCTCACCCTGCTGGGATTCCGGCCCGCCCAGGTCGTCGGCGCCGTCCTGGCCTACCTGGTTGCCAGTGCGGTGTGGTTCCCGTTCACCGCCCGGTGGACCGCTCGGGCTCACGTCGCCTGGGCATCCAGCGTCTTCCTGTTCGTCAGCTACCTGCTTTTCGTCACCAGCTGGACGCTCGGCAGCGGCCTCGGCGCCTGGGGTACCGCCGCCGGGCTGCTGCTCTGCTTCTTCGAATTGATCGCGGGTCTGCTGGGCGCGGCCTACCTGTGGGAGCTGTGCGACGCGCTGGGCAGCCAGGTGTGGCGGCGACGGGTCCCAGTCGACCGGTCCGTGCAGCTGGCCCGGCAGAGCCGGGCCCGGACGGCGTCCTCGCTGCCCTTCGTCAGCCTGCACGTGCCAGCACACAACGAACCGCCGGAGATGGTGATCGACACGCTGCGCCGGATGACCCGGATCGATTATCCGCGCTTCGAGGTCATCGCGATCGACGACAACACCGGTGACGAGGCGTTGTGGCGGCCGGTCGAGGCCTGGTGCGCCAGGAACGACGTCAAGTTCTTCCACCTGGCCGGCTGGCCCGGCTACAAGTCCGGGGCGCTCAACTACGCCTTCGGTGAGCTGATCGACCCGGCCGCCGAGATCATCGGTGTGGTCGACTCCGACTACCGGATCGACGCCGGGTTCCTGCGCCGATGCGTGCCGCTCTTCGACGACCCGAGCATCGGGTTCATCCAGGCGCCGCAGGACTACCGGGACTGGCACACGGTGCCGTACCTACGCCGGCTGTACTACTCGTACCGGTACTTCTTCGCGGTCTCGCAGCCGTCCCGCAACGAACGCGACGGCGCGATCTTCGCCGGGACGATGGGGCTGATCCGGCGCGAGGCGCTGCGTGCCGTCGGCGGCTGGGACGAGTGGTGCATCACCGAGGACGCCGAGCTGTCGCTGCGCCTGCTCCGGGCCGGCTGGTCCGGGCTGCACGTCGACGCCTCGATGGGCCGCGGGGTGATGCCGCTGACCTTCGAGGCGCTCAAGAGCCAGCGATATCGCTGGTGTTTCGGCGGCATCCAGGTCCTGCGGATGCATTTCCGGTCGCTGCTGCCCGGGCCGCGCACCGCGCACAACCGGCTGTCGCTGGGGCAGCGGTGGGCGTATCTGTCCGGGGCCCTGCAATGGTACGGCGACCTGCTCGGGCTGATCTTCTACGTCTTCCTGCTGTGCGGCGCGGTCAACCTCGCGCTCGGCGGCGACCAGTTGTTCCGCAGACTGTCGGCGTTCCTGGTGGCCGCCGTGCCGGTCCTGATCGTGCTGGGCCTGCTGCGCGCCGTGGCCCTGCTGCGCCGTGAGACCGGTGCCACCTGGCGGGACGCCGTCGGCGCGTTCTTCATCTGGCAGTCCACCGCCCTGGTGGTGGCCCGAGCGTCCGTGCAGGGGCTGTTCGCGCGGCGGGCGGAGTTCCTGCGGACGCCGAAGACCGGGGAACGGGAGAGTCTCGGGCAGGCACTGCGGGCGAACTGGGCGGAGACGCTGCTGGCGGCGCTGGGGCTCGCCGGGATCGTGATGTCGCTGACCAGGTGGGACACCTCCAGCGGGCCGCTGCTGGCCGGTCTTCTGGTGGTGCCGACGCTCGGGTTGGCGGCCGCGCCGTATTACAGCCGGGCCGCGCAACGGGCCATGCTGCCGCCAGAGCTGGCCGCACGCCGGCGCTCGGAGTGGCAGCGGGACCGGCGGGCCGTGCTCGCCGGCACCACCGCGGGCCTGACCCTGGCCGCCGCCGGCGTCGCGGTCGCCCTGCTCGTGACGGTGCTGACCGCGCCCAGCACCGGCCTGGTCTCGCCGCCCGACCTCCGTCCCGCCCCGGCCGACAGCCGGGCCCCCACGCACAAGAATCCGCCCAGCCCGGTGCCGAGCCCGTCGCCGAGTCCGGCGCCGAGCAGCGAGACACCAGCCGTCTCCGCGTCACCGACGCCCTCGGAGTCCCCCTCACCGAAGCCGTCCAGCGCGCCACCTGCCAGCAGCCCCAGCGTCTCCCCCACCGTCACGAATACACCTCGGAACTGA
- a CDS encoding ABC transporter permease, translating into MSPRTELMLTGHAVRSFARNPMAAFFTLVFPVSFLIIVASIIGDVRTAAGVPVAQFLVTPFAVFGVAQASFVLVAVDMAGLRENGVLLRLRATPVPAGAVLAARIGAAAAASGAAVLLLVAVGSLGYDVHLVWRKLPAMLVTLLLGVACCAALGLALAALTRTVLVAQSLAQGLLITLAFVSDVFIVGAALPRWLDVLGSVMPLKHFARAMAETFDPTPGYGFSPGHLAVMAAWTVAAAIVASLRFGWQPRGAATPLTPAEPDRPAPARLAPPADHHRPALASLTTQVSYALLGLRRNALAVFFSLIFPALLLALFPTVFGGGLVHGMPLAQYLYAGMITYSAALAAYVDMPESVVVARAAGVLKRLRGTPLPFRWYLAGRASAALVAALLAAVLLTVVGVGFLDVRLDPVRIPALLLAIVAGVVCFAALGLAVATLLASARSIVAVTLGTLLPLCFLSEIFVVGDQPLPGWLTAVADVFPLRHLLQAVLTATDPAAGGTGLAPRHLAVPVLWTALGLLVATRRRAALD; encoded by the coding sequence ATGAGCCCGCGGACTGAGCTGATGCTGACCGGGCACGCCGTCCGCAGTTTCGCCCGGAACCCGATGGCGGCGTTCTTCACCCTCGTGTTCCCGGTCAGCTTCCTGATCATCGTGGCGTCGATCATCGGCGACGTGCGCACCGCGGCGGGCGTCCCGGTGGCGCAGTTCCTGGTCACGCCGTTCGCCGTATTCGGTGTGGCGCAGGCCTCGTTCGTCCTGGTCGCGGTGGACATGGCCGGACTGCGGGAGAACGGTGTGCTGCTGAGGCTGCGGGCCACGCCGGTGCCGGCCGGGGCGGTGCTCGCCGCCCGGATCGGCGCGGCGGCGGCCGCCTCCGGCGCGGCGGTGCTCCTGCTGGTCGCGGTGGGCAGTCTCGGGTATGACGTGCACCTGGTCTGGCGCAAGCTGCCGGCCATGCTGGTCACCCTGCTGCTCGGCGTCGCCTGCTGCGCCGCCCTGGGCCTGGCTCTGGCCGCGCTGACCCGGACCGTCCTGGTCGCGCAGTCGCTGGCGCAAGGATTGCTGATCACCCTGGCGTTCGTCTCCGACGTGTTCATCGTCGGGGCCGCCCTGCCTCGCTGGCTGGACGTGCTCGGCTCAGTCATGCCGCTGAAGCACTTCGCCCGGGCGATGGCCGAGACGTTCGACCCGACACCCGGGTACGGCTTCTCGCCCGGCCATCTGGCCGTCATGGCCGCCTGGACCGTGGCCGCCGCCATCGTGGCGAGCCTGCGGTTCGGATGGCAGCCGCGCGGAGCCGCGACGCCCCTGACTCCGGCCGAGCCCGACCGCCCGGCGCCGGCGCGGTTGGCGCCGCCGGCGGACCACCACCGGCCCGCGCTCGCCTCGCTGACCACCCAGGTCTCGTACGCCCTGCTCGGGCTGCGCCGCAACGCGCTCGCGGTGTTCTTCTCACTGATCTTCCCGGCGTTGCTGCTGGCCTTGTTCCCGACGGTCTTCGGGGGCGGGCTGGTGCACGGCATGCCACTGGCTCAGTACCTGTACGCCGGGATGATCACGTACAGCGCCGCGCTCGCCGCCTACGTCGACATGCCGGAGTCGGTGGTGGTGGCCAGGGCCGCCGGGGTGCTCAAACGGCTGCGCGGCACCCCGCTGCCGTTCCGCTGGTATCTCGCCGGCCGGGCGAGCGCCGCTCTGGTCGCCGCGCTGCTGGCCGCCGTCCTGCTCACCGTGGTCGGCGTGGGATTCCTCGACGTGCGACTGGATCCCGTCCGGATCCCGGCCCTGCTGCTCGCGATCGTCGCCGGTGTCGTTTGCTTCGCGGCGCTCGGCCTGGCGGTCGCGACGCTGCTGGCATCGGCCCGCTCGATCGTCGCCGTCACGCTCGGCACGCTGTTGCCGCTCTGCTTCCTGTCGGAGATCTTCGTGGTCGGTGACCAGCCGCTGCCCGGCTGGCTGACCGCCGTCGCGGACGTCTTTCCCCTGCGTCACCTGCTGCAAGCGGTGCTGACCGCGACCGATCCGGCGGCCGGCGGCACCGGCCTCGCGCCCCGCCACTTGGCGGTGCCGGTGCTGTGGACGGCGCTGGGGCTGCTGGTGGCGACCCGCCGCCGGGCGGCCCTCGACTGA
- a CDS encoding TolB family protein yields the protein MTIVLAVMIGAAGPTVIPVSQGGNGFSGIISADGRYVAFTAGEMPFSPADTNGTSDVYVGDLRTRAVRLVSATPTGTAGAGESYDADVSADGRYVSFTSTAPDLVPGDTNGIPDVFVRDVRTGRTVRASVPDRGGQAEGAWWDASRDAEMSADGRWVTFSSSAPNLTADDTNGDDDVFVRDLRAGTTVRATVAATPGDAGGGFVSSISDTGRYVAFLSYADDLVAGDTNEERDVFVRDLRAGTTTRVNVSSSGAQAQGGICCMDDVTISATGRYVAFTTQAGNLVPGDTAGIDLFVRDRLAGTTTRASLTSGGGQLNNDVESPSISADGRYVSFASIADNVVAGDTNDRYDVFVRDRWAGTTTRVSVSSTGEQGNDDSNYGALSRDGRAIVFGSKASNLVPGDTNGSSDVFLYRL from the coding sequence ATGACCATCGTGTTGGCCGTGATGATCGGCGCCGCCGGGCCGACCGTGATACCGGTGAGCCAGGGCGGCAACGGCTTCTCCGGCATCATCAGCGCGGACGGACGGTATGTGGCGTTCACCGCGGGAGAAATGCCCTTCTCTCCGGCCGACACCAACGGCACAAGTGACGTGTACGTCGGCGACCTGCGTACCCGCGCGGTCCGGCTGGTCAGTGCCACCCCGACCGGCACGGCCGGCGCGGGCGAGAGCTACGACGCGGACGTCAGCGCCGATGGGCGCTACGTCTCCTTCACCTCGACCGCGCCCGACCTGGTGCCCGGTGACACCAACGGGATCCCCGACGTCTTCGTCCGCGACGTGCGCACCGGCCGGACGGTGCGGGCCAGCGTGCCCGACCGCGGCGGGCAGGCCGAAGGCGCCTGGTGGGACGCCAGCCGGGACGCGGAGATGTCCGCGGACGGCCGGTGGGTGACGTTCAGCTCCTCCGCGCCGAACCTGACCGCCGACGACACCAACGGCGACGACGACGTGTTCGTCCGGGACCTGCGGGCCGGCACCACGGTCCGGGCCACGGTGGCGGCCACGCCCGGCGACGCCGGGGGCGGTTTCGTGTCGTCGATCAGCGACACCGGGCGGTACGTGGCGTTCCTGTCCTACGCCGACGATCTGGTCGCCGGCGACACCAACGAGGAACGTGACGTCTTCGTCCGGGATCTGCGCGCCGGCACCACCACCCGGGTCAACGTGTCGTCGTCCGGCGCGCAGGCGCAGGGCGGCATCTGCTGCATGGATGACGTGACGATCAGCGCCACCGGGCGGTATGTCGCGTTCACCACGCAGGCCGGCAATCTGGTGCCTGGCGACACCGCGGGAATCGACCTGTTCGTCCGGGACCGGCTGGCCGGCACCACCACCCGGGCCAGCCTCACGAGCGGCGGCGGTCAGCTGAACAACGATGTGGAGAGCCCGTCGATCAGCGCTGACGGCCGCTACGTGTCCTTCGCCAGCATCGCCGACAACGTGGTCGCCGGCGACACCAACGACCGGTACGACGTGTTCGTCCGGGACCGCTGGGCCGGCACGACCACCCGGGTGAGCGTGTCGTCCACCGGCGAGCAGGGCAACGACGACAGCAACTACGGCGCGCTGAGCCGGGACGGACGAGCGATCGTGTTCGGGTCGAAGGCGTCGAACCTGGTGCCCGGCGATACGAACGGCTCGTCGGACGTGTTCCTGTACCGGCTCTGA
- a CDS encoding flavodoxin domain-containing protein: MTRILVAYATKRGSTQEVAEAVATAATAAGAQARVLPARAVENSLADWGLVILGAPIYSGRWHRDAHRFLARHRDELDRMPVAVFGLGPRRDDEEAWRRSSEQLERALARRSWLVPVSVGLFGGADPPGGRRPRRDLRDWAEIGDWTRKVLAMTGADGAGW, from the coding sequence ATGACGCGCATTCTGGTGGCCTACGCCACCAAGAGGGGCTCCACCCAGGAGGTGGCCGAGGCCGTGGCGACCGCCGCGACGGCGGCCGGCGCGCAAGCGCGGGTGTTGCCGGCACGGGCCGTCGAAAACTCTCTGGCCGACTGGGGCCTGGTGATCCTCGGCGCCCCCATCTACTCCGGCCGCTGGCACCGGGACGCGCACCGGTTCCTGGCCCGGCACCGCGACGAGCTGGACAGGATGCCGGTCGCGGTGTTCGGGCTGGGTCCGCGCCGCGACGACGAGGAGGCCTGGCGGCGCAGCTCGGAGCAACTGGAGCGGGCGCTGGCCCGCCGGTCCTGGCTGGTGCCGGTCTCGGTCGGGCTGTTCGGCGGGGCGGACCCGCCCGGTGGCCGCCGCCCGCGCCGCGATCTGCGCGACTGGGCGGAGATCGGCGACTGGACCCGGAAGGTGTTGGCGATGACCGGCGCGGACGGCGCCGGGTGGTGA
- a CDS encoding ABC transporter ATP-binding protein translates to MATIEVRDLTRAYGPVRAVDGISFSVGDGEIFALLGPNGAGKTTTVEILEGYRTRDSGTVRVLGHDPATGGSGYRARIGVVLQSAGFEEEFTVRELVRLQTRLFPRGHDPDELIALVGLAEKRNTRVKGLSGGQRRRLDLALGLAGAPDLLFLDEPTTGFDPAARHHAWDLVANLRELGTTILLTTHYLEEAQRLADRVAVMREGRLLATGTPEDLRAGSKLPTVISFGTPSADLPPLSASPDVSGTTVRVVSRDAVGDAWRLTGWAREHNLALADFAVSPPTLEDVYLALTEESPDEPAD, encoded by the coding sequence ATGGCGACCATCGAGGTTCGCGATCTGACCCGGGCCTACGGGCCGGTGCGGGCCGTGGACGGGATCAGCTTCTCGGTCGGCGACGGCGAGATCTTCGCGCTGCTCGGGCCGAACGGGGCCGGCAAGACCACTACGGTGGAGATCCTCGAGGGGTACCGGACCCGCGATTCCGGCACGGTCCGGGTCCTGGGGCACGACCCGGCGACCGGCGGGTCCGGCTACCGCGCGAGGATCGGGGTGGTGCTGCAGTCGGCCGGTTTCGAGGAAGAGTTCACCGTCCGTGAGCTGGTCCGGTTGCAGACCCGTCTCTTCCCGCGCGGGCACGACCCGGACGAGCTGATCGCCTTGGTCGGGCTCGCCGAGAAGCGGAACACCCGGGTCAAGGGCCTGTCCGGCGGCCAGCGGCGGCGTCTGGACCTGGCGCTCGGCCTGGCCGGCGCACCGGACCTGCTCTTCCTCGACGAGCCGACCACCGGTTTCGACCCGGCCGCCCGGCACCACGCCTGGGATCTGGTGGCAAACCTGCGCGAGCTGGGCACCACCATTCTGCTCACCACGCACTACCTGGAGGAGGCGCAACGGCTCGCCGACCGGGTGGCGGTGATGCGCGAGGGCCGGCTGCTGGCGACCGGAACGCCGGAGGACCTGCGGGCCGGCAGCAAGCTGCCGACAGTGATCAGTTTCGGTACGCCGTCCGCTGACCTGCCACCGCTGAGCGCCTCGCCGGACGTGTCCGGCACGACCGTACGGGTCGTCTCGCGAGATGCGGTCGGGGACGCTTGGCGGCTGACCGGCTGGGCCCGGGAACACAACCTGGCGCTGGCCGACTTCGCGGTCAGCCCACCAACGCTGGAGGACGTCTACCTGGCGCTCACCGAGGAGTCCCCGGATGAGCCCGCGGACTGA